The nucleotide window CCCGTCGACCGGATGCACCGAGACGAAACCGTCGCTTCGGACGAAGACTCGATAGCCATCGATGGTAAAACTGACGTGGCCGCCGGTGCGTGCCGCCCCATCCGGACGAGGACGGAACAGTCCGTCCAACGCGTCCGGGTCGAACTGGTCGTACAACGGACCGATTTCGGTCGGATCGGCGTCCATCGCCTCGGCGAGGGCCGTCGTGACCGTCGTACTGAGCGGTTCCGCGTTCTGCCAATCGTGGCGCGTGTGGTACGTCGCTGTGATCGTTTCCGTCGGGCACGAATGATTTTCTGATTTACTCATTTTTGGAACTCCCCCCGTGGGATGCGGGCTCGTCTGTCTCACATACGCCCTGAAAAAACATAAATCATTGTCAGACAAAAGACCGGTGTCGGTCATACGGCGACGCGAGAAAAGGCAAGACGGGGGGAACTCGTGCGGAGAGTGACGGTGTCTTACGCTCCGCAGTCGGGCGT belongs to Haladaptatus sp. R4 and includes:
- a CDS encoding HalOD1 output domain-containing protein, producing MSKSENHSCPTETITATYHTRHDWQNAEPLSTTVTTALAEAMDADPTEIGPLYDQFDPDALDGLFRPRPDGAARTGGHVSFTIDGYRVFVRSDGFVSVHPVDGNDGDD